A portion of the Bacteroides faecium genome contains these proteins:
- a CDS encoding outer membrane beta-barrel family protein, which produces MSTIKIYFLTMLFIQTISISAQSVISGRITDGESLPMVGATILLLNHTDSAYIAGTTSDLDGRFEVINIKPGHYILSLSTIGYKKIKMPLQTELNVNIELGDILFEKDTYMLSTINVTGKRPPVKVAPGKMTINLSSALLNTDSNILDALRKLPGVIIQNDGTIILNGKSGANVLIDDKVTYLSGENLINYLRSIPSHSVENIELISQPSSRYDASSSSGIINIRKKRVKEQGINLAVSSGLEKGKCIRGNETLSLNFHHNKLNIYADYSYYFGKDCIEMSISGHYLDPITSKPLELRKDIEGDINRQYKGHYIKVGADYDLSDRLTIGTYLSSSWLDRNKKEVNVSDFYNNNNIQSDSTLTALNAPVNSYTNIIGGANIIYKFAEKGKWDASFDYQLFKQEDDLLLNSAFQTHIKPLIEDTLSGKTNGDIKIYSGQTNLSYAISEKFGITAGLKSVFVNIGSNALYRNLIAGNWQKDNNLSSHFNYKENIHAGYFQLNSKWSSRFSTEIGLRLENTYTKNNYNSTTQDTTFTKRYTYLFPTLMAQYQLSENHDVSVMYGRRIVRPNYRNMNPFVEVKDQFLYEQGNTELKPELIDNIEVSWLFKKRYSFNAFYSHRKNPISFSFLVEDNNRVLIMPLNLSSNHSLGLRVGLNNLKPFKWWTAHINGSLTYKQFDWRTPGKTSRNEVTTPVLHISNQFELPHGWGGEALGFYSGEMVEGQIRIKSLWTISLGIRKNLLNDKFSLYIYAHDIFHSNRPRVSMENNYLYYTSREKNDSRMIGISFSYRFNRGKEIRKSQNDNRIEESKRIGL; this is translated from the coding sequence ATGAGTACTATTAAAATTTACTTCTTAACTATGCTGTTTATTCAGACCATCAGCATATCCGCACAATCAGTAATATCGGGTAGAATTACAGATGGAGAGAGCCTGCCAATGGTTGGAGCGACAATACTGCTGCTAAATCATACAGATTCCGCTTATATCGCAGGCACTACCTCAGACTTGGACGGGCGGTTTGAAGTCATAAATATCAAACCGGGCCATTACATTCTTTCCTTGTCAACGATCGGCTATAAAAAAATAAAGATGCCGCTACAAACTGAGCTAAACGTCAATATCGAGTTAGGGGACATTCTTTTTGAGAAAGACACTTATATGTTGTCCACCATCAATGTGACCGGCAAGCGCCCTCCGGTGAAAGTCGCCCCCGGGAAAATGACAATTAACTTGTCATCCGCCTTATTGAATACAGACAGTAATATACTGGATGCATTGAGAAAACTGCCGGGAGTCATCATTCAAAATGACGGAACGATTATCTTAAATGGCAAATCAGGCGCGAATGTGTTGATTGACGACAAAGTGACTTACCTGTCGGGAGAAAATCTGATAAACTATCTGCGCTCCATCCCCAGCCATTCCGTTGAAAATATAGAACTGATTTCTCAACCATCATCCAGATACGACGCGTCAAGCAGTTCGGGCATTATTAACATTCGGAAAAAGAGAGTGAAGGAACAAGGCATAAATCTTGCCGTATCTTCCGGTCTGGAGAAAGGGAAGTGCATCAGAGGAAACGAAACGTTATCCTTGAACTTTCACCACAACAAACTGAACATTTACGCAGACTACTCTTACTATTTCGGAAAAGACTGTATAGAAATGTCAATCTCTGGTCATTACCTGGATCCGATAACCTCCAAACCGCTTGAACTACGAAAAGATATCGAAGGCGATATAAACAGGCAGTACAAAGGACATTATATAAAAGTCGGGGCGGATTATGACTTATCCGACAGACTAACTATCGGGACATACCTCTCGTCAAGCTGGCTTGATAGAAATAAGAAAGAAGTCAACGTATCCGATTTTTATAACAATAACAACATTCAAAGCGACTCTACCCTGACAGCATTAAACGCACCGGTCAATAGCTACACCAACATCATAGGTGGAGCCAACATCATATACAAATTTGCAGAAAAAGGAAAATGGGACGCTTCTTTTGATTACCAGCTTTTCAAGCAGGAAGATGACTTGCTGCTTAATTCAGCTTTCCAGACTCATATCAAGCCATTGATAGAAGACACATTGTCCGGCAAGACAAATGGTGATATTAAAATATACAGCGGGCAGACCAATTTAAGTTATGCCATATCCGAGAAGTTCGGAATAACCGCCGGACTTAAATCAGTCTTTGTAAATATAGGCAGTAATGCTTTATACAGAAACCTGATTGCAGGAAACTGGCAAAAGGACAACAACCTCAGCAGTCATTTCAATTATAAAGAAAACATTCACGCAGGATATTTTCAATTAAACTCCAAATGGTCTTCCCGATTTTCCACAGAGATAGGCTTGCGGCTTGAAAACACATACACAAAAAACAATTACAACTCAACCACCCAGGACACCACTTTCACAAAAAGATACACGTACCTTTTTCCTACTTTAATGGCGCAGTATCAACTTTCAGAGAATCATGACGTATCTGTGATGTACGGTCGCCGCATTGTCCGCCCCAATTACAGAAACATGAATCCTTTTGTTGAGGTCAAAGACCAGTTTCTATATGAGCAAGGGAATACCGAACTGAAACCTGAATTGATAGACAATATAGAAGTCTCATGGCTGTTCAAGAAACGATATTCATTCAATGCATTTTACTCTCACAGGAAAAATCCTATCTCTTTTAGTTTTCTGGTCGAAGACAATAACCGTGTCCTGATTATGCCGCTAAATTTATCAAGCAACCATTCATTGGGATTGAGAGTAGGATTAAACAATCTAAAACCTTTCAAATGGTGGACAGCTCACATCAACGGTTCGTTGACCTACAAACAATTCGATTGGCGGACACCCGGAAAGACATCCAGAAATGAAGTTACAACTCCCGTATTGCACATCAGTAACCAGTTTGAATTACCGCACGGATGGGGTGGCGAAGCTCTCGGATTTTATAGCGGAGAGATGGTTGAAGGACAAATCAGAATAAAATCCTTATGGACAATATCACTCGGAATTCGCAAAAATCTGCTTAATGACAAATTTAGTTTGTATATTTACGCACACGACATCTTTCATTCCAACCGCCCCCGCGTAAGTATGGAGAATAATTACCTGTACTACACATCTCGGGAAAAGAATGACAGCAGAATGATAGGCATATCATTCAGTTATCGGTTTAATCGTGGCAAAGAGATAAGAAAATCTCAAAATGACAATAGAATAGAAGAAAGTAAACGAATAGGTTTGTAG